ACAAGACAAGATTGCGGTGTACGAACGATACAGTCGTGGTGAGATTGGTGAGGACGTGGCCCGTGTCCTTCTCGGTGAGAAACTCGATAGGATGGAAGAAGAGAAAGCGTCGTTCGAGGCGGCTATGGAACGAGACACGTCTGAATTCTTGACGGGCAGCGATGGCGAGTGAAGCTCGCTATCCGATACTGGCTGATACGAGTTCCTTGATCGCGGTTGCGAACACCACTCAGTGGGAACGACTGAAAGACGCGATCCATCTTACAACGACGAACGTCTGCAAGCACGAACTTCAAAACCACGTCAGCTCGAACAAATACCCGCCTGAGGGCAGCCGTGAACACTACTTGAAACGAGGAAGCCAACGTGTTGTTGAACATCTAGACGAGGATTCGTCGCCATGGTCGTGCGTCACTGTCGTTCCCCGCCCGCATGGACCAGATGCAGGCGAGCAATCGCTCAAGCAGGAACTTTCTGAACACGGTTCATCGTATCTGATCGTATCGATTCTTGACTCAGCTGCGAGACGGTCAATTCGGCGTCTCATCGATGACAACGGGTACGACATTGACGTTGTGGGACCACCGTATCTCCTCTACATCCTGCTTGACAACGACCTCATCGAAAAGCCTGAATTCTGCGAGGCAACCGTGAGGATGATTCAAACGGAAGGGTGGACTGGGTACGAGGTTGTGAAGAACGCGTGGAGCAGTATTCCCGTTAATTGTTCTGAAATCCTTGACGGCGAATATGATGACGCCCTTCCACCGAAATAATCTGGCTTATACTGTCAATCTGATCAGTACAGGTGAAGCACACCTTATTCAGCACGAATATATTTCCCGCAAAGAGGGAAACAGGTTTGTCTCTGCAGAATGAATTTGTGAACGAACAAATATGACCCCGCTCAGCAGATTCCGTAAGAACATAAATTACGGACAGTTTCGCACAGCAGTCCTCCTCGGAATCGCTTCGATTCCATTTACTTTCGGGATTAATTGGGTACTCACGCCTGACCCGGTTTCAGCAACACCATTGTTCATTGCCTCCATAATTTCAGGGTATCTATACCAGTCTCATTCAATCAAAGGAACCCATGTAGGCGTTGTAACCGGTCTAACTGGGGGTATTCCGATTGTCCTCTGGCAGAGTGGAGCAACAGTCGTTGACTGGTGGGGACATTCAACCCTCGTGGATGCTGTCGGAGACTCTTGGCTGATGGCTATTTCCTCAGTTGGAGCGGGTGTGGCCACCTTTGGTCTTCTGACGATTGTCATGGTGGTAATTGGAGTGATTGGTGGATTCATTGGTGAATGGATGAACAATCGCATTGACCGAACGCACACGCTCAGGTCAGAAGCATAATCGTTTCTGAGGGAGTCATAATCTACCTACGTATTGATTCCATCTACGCCTACAGAGAATCAGGTGGTAAGTAGGCACACGCAGTTACCGTTCAGTACAGATGAAGAACTCAGCAGCAGGCCCAGTTAAAATATACTGAAAGCATCCAATATCCTATCAATATATTTGTCATACTTCCCTTCTTTCTCCTCCTCTTCGCCGAGCGGTTTTGTATCCTTCCTGTCACCAGTCATAGATAAACGGTTGATATGAACAGAAATTAACCTTCTGGTCATAATAGACGTTCACTTTGCAGCCGTAGTGATCTGCGGTCTCAAGAAACAATATCTCGAAATGAAGTCACTCGGAGAGTTACTCCTTAGTGAAGAACTCATCATCATAATCTCGATCAGAGTCTTCACCCGAGAAGTCCGTCACATCTTCACCGAACGGATCAACGTACGGATCACTGTCACTGCGTCTCGCTAACTCCTCTTTCGTCTCCTCACCCTCAATCCACTCCACCAGCTCTTGCTTCCCATCCTCAACTTGTGCCTGCATATCAAGCATTGTTCGATACGCGTGGACGATGTCTAATCGCTCCATTTTTGCTATTACATACTGCCCACGCTCTGTAATCCGATACTGGTTCTTCACCGATGTCTCCCGGTCGTCGATTTCCGGAGTAATCAGTCCGAGGTCCTTCGCTTCCCCGATCCGCTTCGACAACGTTGACGAACTAATCTGTAATCGCTCGTTCAGATGTTTGAACCGCTTGGAATCACCCTTCAGCACCACGAGGAGACCAATCCCGCCACGCAACTCAAAGAACTCCCTAAGCGTGTCTGCCATGTCTCACACGCTATACCCTGTTGGCATCCGTAGTCAAACTTTCTTCTACTCTGAACTCCACTTCGTTCCAAAATAGAGTTCGATTTGGAATAATTCGGAAATCGAATTGTCCTGTACGCGTATCGCGTTTAACCACCCGTAGCGTAGGATAAGGCAGGTTTCCGGAAACAACACCCCGAACCTTACACTTCGATTCGAAGTAAAATCACCTACCAATCTATGACGGCCACTCCCAACACGAAACAAACGGTCCTTGACTCCTTACGTGAGTCTCACCGGGAGTGGCCATACTCGGAAGCCTACGACACGGTCAACGGAGACCCATGGCCGCTCGCGTGGGATGCCGCCGCATTCATCGAAGAATGGTTCGCACACCCAGAACACAACGACGTAGAAGAAGCGATCTGTTACGTCGAACTCTCCCCGTCGAAATTCGGGTATGACGTGGCTGACTGGCATTTCAAACAGCCACCAGCATCGCTGCTAAAAGCACACCTGCTCCGTATCGTCAAAGGATGGGGCGGCGAGACTGCCCTTCACGACTATCTTGACGATAACCCAGAGCTGGTTGCTGAACTTGGATTTGAGGATGGGCTCGCATCGAAAACCACGCTCTGGCGGGTATGGAATGAAGATCGTCTCTCAGACGAGCACAAACAGGTTGTGCGGACTATCGGGCAGGTGCTGGTTGATGTCGCACGCGAACACGACGTGCCAGCACCGGACGAAGTCTTCCATCCTGATACGAGCGTTGACACACCTGACGGTATCGAACAGGATGATTCAACAGTTCGGGACCGGACGATTGCGAAAACACGGGAGATCTGGCAACAGGCCAAGCCGATAGTGACGGAGAACTATGAACTTCCGCGTGGGAAGAACACAGAGGTTCACGACAACGCATTCCTCGAAGCGCACGCGTTCATCGGTTCACGAGAGGAAATGTACGCGGAGAACGGTACGTGGAACTTCGCGGCAGAAACAACCCGTAACCGCGTTCAGACGGGCAGTACTCATCGCCACCATTTACAGAAAATCGGGCCGGATGCCGCTCGGAAGATGCACCGTGACACGACACGTGAGTTGATCGAGCGGGCTCGCCGTGACTCGGAACTCGTTGACGGTGTCCTCGTGAGCATTGACATCACGAAGTCGAATCCGTATCGGACGAAACGGAAAATCGAGTCTGACGAGGACGGGAACGTGACGAACACGTGGTTGCTCGGGTACAAGAACGATGGTGAAGACGAGTCTACGGAGTTCTACTTTCAGTGGGCGAGCATCCAAATTGTCGGATTAGATATTCCACTCGTATTGGATGCGATTCCCGTGCATCGCGGGCTCTCACGTGTCGCTATCGTTGACCAGCTCTTGGAGACTGCGACCGACATGGTTGATATTGAGTTGGTGATGATGGATCGGGAGTTTGCCCACGACCCGGTGAAAGAGGTCTGTGAGGATCACGGTGTGTGGTATTTGAATCCGGGGAAAATGCATTCGAGTGAGCGGGCGACGTGTACGCGTCTTCGCCGTCAAGAGAAACTCGTCCATATCGAGAGTGATGAGGCCAGCACCGCTGACGGTGATGAGGGCACAACGCTTGATGACTTCACCGCCGAGGAGACAACCGACGATGATGAGGGTGGACGGAAGCGTGTGTATGTGCCAGCAATGAATGCTGAGCGGACGAATGACACGATAGAGGACGATGAGGATTCTGTAGATGACGAAGCAGGTGAGGAGTCAGGCGAAGAGGATGTGCTTCGTCAGGAGTTACTCCGCGATTTCGCAGAAGCGACTGATGCGGATACGGAAGATGTGGGGCAGATGTTCGGTGACGTGATTGATGAGGTGCGTGAAGAGGAAGAAGAGCAGGAGCTGCCGGGAAGTAAGGAAGACAAGGAGTTGTATATGCTGTTTGAGACGAATCACCCTGATCTCGAACTTCCGGGCGATACAGGTGAGGACGGTGACGAGATGTCCGAGTTGGAGAAGGCGCATATGGCGGCGCGGGTGATCAGAAAATACAAGCATCGGTGGGGGATTGAGAACGGATTCAAGCAGATCAAGAGCTTCCGTGTCCGTACCACGTCGATGGACCACGAGTACCGGTTCTTCAATTTCCTGTACGCGTGTACGATGTACAATGTGTGGCGACTCACCGATCTACTGGTGAAGTTGGAGCTACGGGCTGAGTCCGAGTTCCGATATGAACCACTTGTGACAGCGGATCTGTTCCTGACGATTGCGAAGGATTACGTCGGATTAGATCCCCCCGACTGACGTTTTCGGTTCCGGGTATTCCCCTTCGTTAGTGGCGACACTACTGTGTAGTCGCTATTTTCCGGGTTTTCTTCTCAGACCTACCGACTGGCAGCGGGAATCAGTCCACCAGACATAATTTCAGAAAATTGCTGGTGTTAGAATATTGCTGTATTGGGCGTTTTGCTCTCTGTCTTGTGAAATTGCCCAACGTCAGAACTACGATTCTATATACCACTATTTGATTTATCGGACTGGAATCGGACAGCACTGAACAGCCACTAACCACCAGACAGTTCATATCAGTAATACTTACCAGCCAGTATACTGTGCCTCCGATAGGCTACTGGAACCGATGGGTGAGACGTACTACGACGTGCTCGGTGTCGAGCCAACCGCCACGCAGGACGAACTCGAGTCCGCCTACCGCGAGCGCGTCCTCGAGACCCATCCGGATCACAACGACGCCCCCAACGCGACCGAGCAGTTCCAGCGCGTCTCAACTGCACGCGAGGTGCTGACCGACGAGGCCGAACGAGCGAGGTACGACCGTCTCGGGCACGAAGCCTACGTCCAGGCAGAGAATGGCGGACCAACGGCGCAGGCGGGGTACTCGAGTACGGGTGCCACTGCAACCACAGAAAAACAAACGCGACGGGAGACGAATCGCGGTCGCCGAGCGGGGCAGCGGCGGACTCGTGACTGGTCGTTCGAGGAGATTCGCCAGGAGGCAGAACGGGAACGGGCGCGGTCGCAGTCTGGGTCGCGGTCCAGTTCCCGCTCTGGTTCCGGTTCCAGTTCCCGCTCCCGGACCCGTTCTCGATCCCAGACCCAGCGGACGAAACACACCCAGCGCACCAGACAGACACAACAGCACGCCTACACCCGGACCAGCACAGACACAACGAACACTGAATCCGGGTCAACTGCATCCGCAGATCAGACAGACAGCACAGCCGACAACACCACCAGCGACGACTTCCAGTACGCCGTCCACGACTGGAACGACGAGGTGGAACTCGAGTGGCAGGGACGAGCGCTCGACCACCAGACCATGGTCGGACTCGCCTGCATCTGGCTGCTCTACCCGGTGTTCATCTACGCGAGCCTGACACCGGTGTTTCCCACGAGCGCCAATGCGGTCGTCGCCGTCTGTACCCTCGGACTCGTCGCCTATCTGTTGACACTACCCCGAATCGCTGCCGGTATCTTCGGTTCGTGGAGCCTGCTCGTCCCGGTTGGGCTTCTCACGATCGAGGCGATTCCGGTCTCCCTGCTGTCGATCTACGGCTTTCTCGCGCTCGCGGGCGTCTGGGTGCCGTTTGGCTATGCACTCGCGGTTTGGTGGGTGCTACGGCCCTGACTCTGCACGCCAGAAATCCAAAAACCACCGCTAATTGTCATCTGCAGCGACCGCCGTCCGAACTGCCTCGTCTAGTTCCTCGCGCCGCCGGTGGCTCGCCGCCGAGTCGAACTTGACCGAAAGCACCTGCGTTCCCTCACTCGCGAGCGACTGCCGGTATGCACCCTCAAATTCTGTCGGGCCCACGTGTTGAAATTCGAGTTCGTACAGTTCTGCGAGCGCGTCGAACTCGAGTCCGTGGGGCGTCTTGAACTGCGACGTAAACGGCGGATCGAACGCCTCGACAGGGAGTTTGTGGAAGATTCCGCCACCATCGTTGTCCAACAAGACGATGGTCGCGTCGACGCCGCAGCGCTCGAGTGCCAGCAGGCCGTTCGAATCGTGGTAAAACGCGAGGTCGCCGGTGACGAGCACGAGCGGGTCGTCGGTCGCGCTGCCGGCTCCGAGCGCCGAACTCGTGATGCCGTCGATGCCGCTCGCGCCGCGGTTCGCGAGCACGGTGAGATCGGCCTGCCGTGGGCGACCGAACCGGTCGCCGTCCCGGATCGGCATGCTGTTCGAGACGAAAATCGTCGCCGGGTCCGGAGCCGCCTCGAAGACGGAGGCCAAGATTGCGCCCTCGAACGGGGTGGACTCGAGTACCTCGTCGGTGCGTGCGTCGTCGCAGTGCGTCCAGTGGGTGTGTTCGGCCTCGGCGAAGCGGGTTCGCCAGCCGCTGTCCGAATCGGTGTCTGCGAGTTCGTCGGCCAACGTCTCGAAAACCGCACCCGGTTCGGCAGCGACCAGATCCGTCGCGGTAAACGTCGCCTCGCGCCACGCACCAACGGGATCTATCAGGAACTGCCGCGGGTCGGCGTCGCGGAGGAAGTGACGCAGTCGTTTCGAGGTGGGTGAGGCACCGAATCTGAGGACGGCATCGGGTTCGGGCAGTGTATCGATATAGCCGTCGTAGCCGCCGTAGATGGTCTGTGTGTCCGAAGTGGAGCGGTCAGCGTCGACGTGCGAACCAAACCGAAGATTCGAGAGTGGATCCGCAAGCACCGGCGCGCCGACCGCATCCGCAACGGCGACGATGTCGGCAGAATTTAGCTGGGACGGCGACAGCGTCACCGGATCCGCAGGCCCTGCGACAATGAGCGGGCGCGCGGCCGACTCGAGTACCGCCCGAATCGAATCGACATCGGTGGCGTCGACCGACCCCGTCTCCGGCTCTCGCGTTTCGACGAACGCACCGTCGCGCCCCCCTCCGGCCAGCGTCTCAGAGAA
The DNA window shown above is from Natrialba magadii ATCC 43099 and carries:
- a CDS encoding DUF5518 domain-containing protein, which encodes MTPLSRFRKNINYGQFRTAVLLGIASIPFTFGINWVLTPDPVSATPLFIASIISGYLYQSHSIKGTHVGVVTGLTGGIPIVLWQSGATVVDWWGHSTLVDAVGDSWLMAISSVGAGVATFGLLTIVMVVIGVIGGFIGEWMNNRIDRTHTLRSEA
- a CDS encoding winged helix-turn-helix transcriptional regulator; translated protein: MADTLREFFELRGGIGLLVVLKGDSKRFKHLNERLQISSSTLSKRIGEAKDLGLITPEIDDRETSVKNQYRITERGQYVIAKMERLDIVHAYRTMLDMQAQVEDGKQELVEWIEGEETKEELARRSDSDPYVDPFGEDVTDFSGEDSDRDYDDEFFTKE
- a CDS encoding transposase; its protein translation is MTATPNTKQTVLDSLRESHREWPYSEAYDTVNGDPWPLAWDAAAFIEEWFAHPEHNDVEEAICYVELSPSKFGYDVADWHFKQPPASLLKAHLLRIVKGWGGETALHDYLDDNPELVAELGFEDGLASKTTLWRVWNEDRLSDEHKQVVRTIGQVLVDVAREHDVPAPDEVFHPDTSVDTPDGIEQDDSTVRDRTIAKTREIWQQAKPIVTENYELPRGKNTEVHDNAFLEAHAFIGSREEMYAENGTWNFAAETTRNRVQTGSTHRHHLQKIGPDAARKMHRDTTRELIERARRDSELVDGVLVSIDITKSNPYRTKRKIESDEDGNVTNTWLLGYKNDGEDESTEFYFQWASIQIVGLDIPLVLDAIPVHRGLSRVAIVDQLLETATDMVDIELVMMDREFAHDPVKEVCEDHGVWYLNPGKMHSSERATCTRLRRQEKLVHIESDEASTADGDEGTTLDDFTAEETTDDDEGGRKRVYVPAMNAERTNDTIEDDEDSVDDEAGEESGEEDVLRQELLRDFAEATDADTEDVGQMFGDVIDEVREEEEEQELPGSKEDKELYMLFETNHPDLELPGDTGEDGDEMSELEKAHMAARVIRKYKHRWGIENGFKQIKSFRVRTTSMDHEYRFFNFLYACTMYNVWRLTDLLVKLELRAESEFRYEPLVTADLFLTIAKDYVGLDPPD
- a CDS encoding J domain-containing protein, with the translated sequence MGETYYDVLGVEPTATQDELESAYRERVLETHPDHNDAPNATEQFQRVSTAREVLTDEAERARYDRLGHEAYVQAENGGPTAQAGYSSTGATATTEKQTRRETNRGRRAGQRRTRDWSFEEIRQEAERERARSQSGSRSSSRSGSGSSSRSRTRSRSQTQRTKHTQRTRQTQQHAYTRTSTDTTNTESGSTASADQTDSTADNTTSDDFQYAVHDWNDEVELEWQGRALDHQTMVGLACIWLLYPVFIYASLTPVFPTSANAVVAVCTLGLVAYLLTLPRIAAGIFGSWSLLVPVGLLTIEAIPVSLLSIYGFLALAGVWVPFGYALAVWWVLRP
- the menD gene encoding 2-succinyl-5-enolpyruvyl-6-hydroxy-3-cyclohexene-1-carboxylic-acid synthase gives rise to the protein MTSAPNRATLWGRILVDELAASGLEAVCLAPGSRSTPLTIAFAEHPEIEVFSHLDERSAAFFALGRARRTGEPTALVCTSGTAAANFHPAVIEADQARVPMLVLTADRPPELRDSGANQTVDQLDLYGDAVRWHAELPVPEASERTVRSLRTTAARALLETTVSEPGPVHLNCPFRKPLEPIETDGLESVPAEFSETLAGGGRDGAFVETREPETGSVDATDVDSIRAVLESAARPLIVAGPADPVTLSPSQLNSADIVAVADAVGAPVLADPLSNLRFGSHVDADRSTSDTQTIYGGYDGYIDTLPEPDAVLRFGASPTSKRLRHFLRDADPRQFLIDPVGAWREATFTATDLVAAEPGAVFETLADELADTDSDSGWRTRFAEAEHTHWTHCDDARTDEVLESTPFEGAILASVFEAAPDPATIFVSNSMPIRDGDRFGRPRQADLTVLANRGASGIDGITSSALGAGSATDDPLVLVTGDLAFYHDSNGLLALERCGVDATIVLLDNDGGGIFHKLPVEAFDPPFTSQFKTPHGLEFDALAELYELEFQHVGPTEFEGAYRQSLASEGTQVLSVKFDSAASHRRREELDEAVRTAVAADDN